The window ACTCCATAGAAAACTCGGTTGAGCATTCACCAAATATTTGTTAGGGGTGCCAACAAGCACAATTAGTTCTCTCTAAATATATAGGCTCATAGTTTCAAATCACATAGGCAGCTAGAAGCCCTTTTTGCCGTAGCATAGCTCTGCCAAGTACAGCTGCCTTATGCAAGCTTATAAAGGGAGGAATAGCTAGAAGATGCAGAGCTCATGTTGAGTTCATATTCCTTTGCCTAACAAACTTGAGAAACATACTTCCTTCCTTTGGCTATAGAATTATCATAGACATGGGTATAGGCAAGAGAAACAAGGAATCAGCGAAAGACCACCCTGAATTCTAACTATTCTATAGTAGGATAATTTGCAACACAAACCATACAAATATCATTAAGTAATAGTATCTCATATATATGCTGATTCAGATGCTAAAGTGAAAAACTCAGCACAGTAATCATCTGAATTCTAACTATTGTATAGTAGGACAATTCGCAACACAAACCATACAAAGATCATGAGGTAATAGCTGAAGTATCTCATATGCTGATTCAGATGCTAAAGTAAAAAACCAACAGCATAGTAATCATCTGGTTTAATCATGATCAGGGATGGTCCTAGAGGTTTTAAGTTGTAATCTTCCTGTTTTGCCTTTCAAACAAAAAAGAAATAAAATGGTTTAATGCTTGCCACCTTTAAGTCTTCTGCACACTTGGTACTTCAGCTGGCCCTTTAGACATGATCATTCCCAGCCGCTATACACCCGTTTCCATCTGTAACTGAAAAAAGGTAAAAGCAGTCAGTTAAAAAGGTAGAAGCATAGTAATTAGCTATATATAAGAAATATGTTCTGCAGTTTCATTGTAGATATTTCTAGGTTATAAGAAAACCACAAACAAAAAATAAAATCCCTTCTATTATATACTATAGGAGAGGCCTATCATAAAATTATCAGCTAGGAGGCCTATAGTGAAATTATGATGACATTCTATCTAAAAACTCCCTTCTTATTAAAAAAAAAGGACAATCCTTGTTTTGGCTCAGGATTGCCCATTTTTGATTCCAGGGTTTCTCTGAATTTGAAAATTATCACTTGGTAGGTTTCCATACCAACAGTCAATCCAATTAAGTCCGTAGCGTCTACCAATTTTGCCATATCATAGGGGTTGCCCCTAACACAACATGTACAGGGATCGATACCACCAACGTACTGAAATGAACAAGAAATCTCATAAGCTTGCAAAAGCCGGAGTAGTTAGATGCTGCTGTCACTTGGTTTGACAGGTACCTCAATCATTAAAACTGGGTACTTATAGTGTTATGGTAAAGCTTCCTCTCAATTCTAGTTTAGTGATACCTTAAGGACTTCTACATTGAGTTTCCAACTTCTAACTATGGGGTGAACGATGAGTAACATGCTCATCAAGGCATTGAGGGTGCTTACTCTCCGACAGTCCCTGCTCAAGCAAGCCTCTAATCTCGCTCTCGAGGTCGAGGATATCAAGCACAAGGTCATTGATTCCTCCTCAAAAATTCAAGTCCCTCCCAGACTACTACGGACAACGCAATGCATAAGAGGGTGGACAAAAGTTCTTAGCTACAGGCCGCTTGATCGTACTAACAGTCAAACATTGTAAAGCTATGGTCTACACATTTTCTTGAAGCAAAATCTTGGTTACATATGATGCAACAGCAACAGTTTTGTTAAAAGGATCAACTATGTTAAACATAACCGTGTAATTACACGATCTAACTATATCAAATCGCCAAATACCAAAGATTCAGAGAAAGATAGAGTACCATTGAGCGACGTGCTAGCTAGACTTGGCCTTGCAAGTTAGCGAGGTCGAAAATGCCCAATGCTCGTCGTATGTTGTACAAGGACATATGCAGATACGCCATCGCAGACTGAAGCCGTGTCTGTGCTTCACCATGCACTTCCGCCTTTACCAAAACAAGAACAAAACTGTGAACGGCCAATGCAGTAGCCGCGATGACTTCATGTGATTCCGTGATCCGATCGATCTCCGCCGGAAATGGATTGATCGCCGGCTGCTGCATAATCCCCTCAATTGTGGCAATGCCGTCCTGGATTTGCGTCAGCGACTTCATTATGATTTCCTGACCAGTCCCAATTCCGTCAACAGCGCGCAAAATCTTCACGGTCACAACCTGTAAATCTCCGATGAAATCCACGCCGTCCGTGGTTAAATCCATCGCTTTTTTTACATTTCCGGCCGTCGCAGAATTTGGAACACCTCCTCCTTTCCCAATACCGCGCTGTTGCCTTCAACGAATTCGGGGAAGTAAGGATCTTCATCTCCATGATCGGCGTCGGAAATTACTCCGGCATCCACTGGCGGAGCGACGCAGTGGACGTCCATTCTGAGATCTTGGATTTTGTTTTCTTTCTTTTCTTTATCAGCAACTGTTTTGGGAAACTCTAAGGTCATAAATGCCTTTATACAAACCCGGACGGGTAAATCTGACTATTTGGACCGGGTGGCAAGGCCCAACAATCATAGAAGAGCCCAAAAAAACACTCTTTTTTGGTCTGAAATAGTCCAGAAAAACAAGTTTTATTAGTCACCAAGTGACCCCTGTAAACAAATATTAATGAGAGGAATTACAAGCCTTTATAACAATTACAAACTAAAAATAAGCAACATTGCAACTCCTGCTCAGTCGAGCCGCTTCTTGAAAAGGAAAAGTCCTTTGTGGTCGCGCACCTCTTGCGATCGATAGAATGGAAACACTTGCACCATGTTTCATGACAAGCTCACCAAGCAACCTTCAGAGATTCATTCAACGCAACTTCCGGAAAACCAACTTTATGTCTGACACCTGAATGCAACCCACCTGGGAAAATAAAGAGCAAACAAGTTGAGCAAATTACCACGAAAACATAAAATACCTTCAACTTGTATGTTATCGTAGTATTCTGTACTTACTGCACAATGTAAACCCAGTTGAAGTGCCATTTGCCTGGCTGACTGAAGTTTGAGGTGATTATTTCTTAATCCTGCACTTACAACAAAAAGGATTACAATGTATCAGCACCTATCCATGTGCTAACGATAATTAAACACTCAGACGGGCCGGAAGAGCACATTAGGGACACACCACCAGTCACTATCTTAAACCAGTGATAGAAAACCAACCTAGCCACTTTTCCATGATGCTTGACGCTTGACGCCACAAATACTGAATGGTCACTCCAGCAAGCCCCAAAAGCTAGGCCTCGCAATTTGGCCCGCAGCCCGCGAACCCGCCCGAACGCACGAAACCCACCCGTTTACTAAACAGGTTGAAAAAAGCCCACATGCCCCGTTAACACTTGTTAGGACCCGTTAAACAAAAACTTTTGAAAAACCGTACAAAATCTAACGTTGTCCGCTAGTTTCACGTTTATTCTTAAAAAAAAAAAAGTTGGGTCATGAGCTTAGCGGGTTCCAACAAGCTCCAACAAAAACCCAAAAACCCGCAAACCCGTTGGGCCCGACACGGTTAAACCCGTTTAACTAACGGGTTCTTAACATGTCGAACTGCTAAGAGCCCGCCCGGTAAGAATCCACACGGGTCCGGCCCGTTGTCAGACTTACCAAAATCAGCTCCATGGCATTTGCATACTCGTCATTTTTCATAAATTGTCCAATAGACAATAACTGAACTATTCACCAGGTTAATTAGTGTATGGAATCAAATTAGTTTGCCTCATAATTACTGTATCAGTACAAAATAACAAAACCAATCATTGTTATTATTTTCCATGACTAAACCAGTAATTGTTTAGTTCGCCTCAACTTAAGGAACTTGAAAAGTCATCAGATTAATACCTAAACTGATGACATGGGATAAAAGTAATAAAACAGCACACCTTAGTCCAACTTATGTCAAACGAATGTTTGCTGATATCACAGTTTCGATGGCGATAACAGTATGAATTTCAAATCATCTTCCTCTCTGCATCCCCAAGCACTAGAAGATAAGGTTCTCTGAAAAGCAAGTCGTCCTCTCTCTTGAACCGACACCATCAAGTTTTGGGATCCTCCTCATCAAGACTGCCAAAAAAAAAAACAATATCTTATGGGGTCATCTATTTTTCTTTTATAATTTAAAAAAAAAAAAATTGCTACGGCTAGAACACAATCAGGATAGGGGATAGAGATTTGAAGATTTACTGTAATCTATTCATGTTGAAATCTCTACAGCTAAAAATCTTCAAATCTTTAAAAGCTACTATCAGTGAAACAAAAAAGAACAGACCTTGACTTGTTAATAGCTACAATGAGCAAGAACAGGACCCGAATCCAAAGAATTGTATCCATAGTGAAATCACCTGCTGCATCATCAACCACTGAAATCATAGTCTGCAGCAGAGAAAAATTTCAGTCACAACTCAGCAGAGGACTGAAAGTAGTAGCAACGGAATGCCAAGGCCCTAATAATAGAGGGGCAACAATATGGCATCTAGTGACATTAATATTAATGAATCAACAACGATATTTAGATGAAAGGTTCCAATCTAGTACATAATTTCTTAACATTTTAGGATAAACAAGCTTGTAACAAAACTAGTGTGTGTTTCTGCATAATCCCGACGGCTAATGCAAAATCATGGTGGAACATGAACACGAACAATAAACATTATGGGCAAGAGACAAAGACGTATAGTGGTTCACCATGCCATCAGAGGACATGACTACGTCCACTTAAGGTTCTACTATCATGACCAATAGGCTTTTGGGATCGGGAGAGAGAGATTCAGTCAGCCAGCCAGAGAGAGTTTCTACATATGAGAACCCTTCTTTTTATAGCTAAGGAAGATTCCCTCATTTACGTGTTTCCAATATGGGACAAACTATACAAAACTATTATTATGGTGCCTTCTTGTGGAGCTTGGAGAAGCACCTTCCCGATGTGGCACGGATGATATTTCATCATGACGAGGTAGGATATACATCGTATCTACAAGTTTCTTGACTGGTCTATAAACAGAGAATGTAGTTCTCAACTACCGACTACAGTGTGAAATCTAGTACATTCCATAACAGATGGCCCCATGAACAAAAGATGCGGCCTCTTAATTTACACAGGAAAAAGTGTAACAATATTCTACTATTTAAAATACTTCCTCCTAAGATAACCACAGCTACAATACTTCTTTTAGGGTAGATTTCAGTCTAAAATCAGACGCAGAAACTATACATAATACAAAGAATGACAATGATAGAAGATAGTCACATTTGAACACATAGGAAGAGATCGGATCTGGGTTGAATTGAGAGTGATCGAAGCCAAGCTCACTAGGAAGATGTTAACTCGCCAGAGAGATAGGTTAGGCTTTGACCGCTTTGTTCTTCTTCTTTTCTTCTTTTTGATACGAGGACGATTCTTCTTCATTTTTTTTTTTTTTTTTGTCGTACAAGGTCATAGGCTTCTGTTTTTTGGGAGAAGGAAGCTTCTGTTTTTTTTTTTTTTTTTTTTTTTTTTGAGAAGAAAGGAAGCTTCTGTCTGTGTTTGTGGGGTTGTGAAACTACTCTGAGACAGACCTAGGTGCGTTTTGTCCTAAACCGAAACCCAAAATCCATGCAAAACGAGAAATTTTGAATAGACCACGTCAAACTGGCACGTGGTTCTACAGTAGCACTGACAAATTCCTCCACTTATGTTCTTCCAATATGTTACATAGTTATGTTGTATTTAGTACTAGGTTAGGCATCGTATTGATACTGCTCGCTAGTCGCTACATTGATGAATTCTGGAAGTAGCAGACATCAAATTTTCCATTTTCTGGATACTTTTCCCAGTCAAATTACATTGTATAACTTGATCCACAGACACATAGATTAACCATAGCCTAGAAAACTTGTTCATATGCTGTATATTCAACCACTCTAACCATTTAGAAATTTAGGGAGCCACTTAGCAGATTCTTTTGGAATGCGCTTAAGATTGTCTTTGTAGTCGACATAGTAGAGCCCGAACCTTGGGGTATAGCCTTCTCCCCACTCAAAGTCATCAAATAGAGCCCAGTGGAAGTATCCTACGACATTCACACCCTTCCTGCAAAGCAACAATAACAAGGTATTAAAGTGAATATCATTTATCTAATGCTCATTCAATCCTAGAAACTAATCAGGATACTGCCAGATCATATATAAGGTCGATGGATGTTTACTTTATGGCCTGCTTGATCATGTACAGATGCCGAAGAATGCATTCAATTCTGTGTGGATCCTTCAGTGCTACATCGAGTCCACGCCTATTGTTCTTTGCTACTGTAATTCCATTTTCAGTAATGTAGATCTTAGGACTCTGGTATTTTTGCTTCATGAACTTCAAAAGTTTCTTGAGACCTTGTGGATAAGAGAAGATGAACGTGCTGCCATCAGCCTGCAATGTAATCAACATGTCTAAAGTTATCTCTTACAAGTATTGCTATATTTATCTCTAAAGATGGTGTCAAGTTTTTGCACTAATATCCAAGGAGTTAAAAATCGAAATTATCATCGAAATATCGGTGATGATTTCGTTTTTTTGAGGTGGCGATATATCCTAGCAAAAACACTTATCAGGAACACGGGGATTCGATCCCTGGTGGGAGAGAAAAACAAATCATGCCTAAGCCACCTATGCTAGCACTTCTTTTGTTTCTTTACTCGCAACTTATATAATATATAGGTATTAACTACTAATTTGAAAACCAGAATTAGTATTCAAATTTCCTCATTCTCGATATATCCATGATATTTCCAAATTTCCATATTTTAAAGGGTCGAAATTTCCGTAATCATCGAAATTTTCTTCCTTGCTAATATCTTTCTTACCTGAGGACCAATTGGGACTCCATTTACATCTGCAGCCATCATATGCAAAGAAGTTAAGAAAAGAAAAAGGAAAAAAACATGCACAAACAACACAGACAAATCAAAAAGGTAGTATGAAGCCTACTTTTGAACTCTGATGAGGCTAAAGGATCATTGCGAGAGAAGTGTGGCATATGTGGACGTGCTGGAATGTTTTTACCATATCTGGAGGTATAATAGTTGATGCCAATGAAATCGAAGGATCCCATAATCAATTTCTTCTCTTCTTTGGTAAAACTGGGGAGCCTTTTCTTGACCAAGCGCCTCATACTCTTTGGATAACATCCATATACTATTGGTTCCATGAACCTAGTAGAAGAAACACCATGAGTATATAAGCAGGAGAAAGATTTATAGTAAGGAGAGACTTCTTGCTCAATCAATAAGCAAGTGTACTCAGGATCATAGCGGATATATGACTAACCATCCAAGTTCAAAGTCCAATATTCTTTTAGCTGCAGCCTTGTCCTTTGCTGAATGTGAATAAGCCTCAATATATGTACCTACATGGCTACATCCAATTTGTCCACCTTGTTTTGTCTAATATGTAAAAAAATGAAGTCTCATAAATATGTGATCCTAAAGCTTATAAATTTAATGGTACGTAGGAAGTTAGGAACCTGAGAGTTTAACTCACCTGAAACTTCTCTCTATAGAGCTTAACAACAGTGGCATGGGCAAGGAGAAGGTTATGAGCCACAATGTAAGGTTCTGTAGATGAATTTCCAGCTGTGCAATAATCAAAATCGCCGCCTGGTATGGAACACCTGCCTGGTGCAGCAACCCCAAGATCATACCCCATTTTGGCTATAATGAAAGGCTCGTTGATTGTAATCCAATTTTTTACTCTATCTCCAAAGATTTTAAAGCAAAGTTCACTGTAATCCTTAAAATCATCCCTGAGAAAAAGTGATAATGAATAGAAACACTCAGTCTTGTGGAGCGTTGGATATAGATTTTGATTAAAAAAAGTAGAACTTACACAAAGGAGCGACTGAGAAATCCTCCATACTTGACTGTCAAGGCTTGTGGTGGATCAAAATGTAATATGGTTACATAGGGTGTGATGCCTGCATTGAAATTTCAATTTATTAATATCAGTGTTAACATAAATATCAATCTACGACCAATGGAAGGAATAGCACTGAGCTATTTGCTAATGAATATAAAGACCAGAAGTTGGTGAGAAGTAGTAAAAGAGGAAATAACATTAGATGAGAAATAGGTTCTTACCATACTTAATTAGTTCATCTATCAAGTTGTTGTAGTGATCGACACCCTCTTGGTTTATTCCTCCACTCAAGGTTCCCTCTACATATCAAAATTTTTGGAAAATGCATGTGCAGAGCTTTTAGCAAAGATAATCCTCATATTGATATGTAACAGATCCTCTGAACTTTCTTATGGAAACAAGAAATAGTTAAAAAGCTTACTTGGGAGAATCCTGGTCCAAGATATGGAAAATCTATAAGAATCAACTCCAAGGGCTTTCACTGCCTTCACATCTTGCTGTGATTACAAACAAACACTTACTGGTCAATAATGGCCCCAAAAAAGAAGAATACTAGATGGAAAAATAAATGTAGCTCGAGTTAGCTCTCTATTCACCTTGTATCGCTTGTATGAATCAATTGTCGTTGACATCGTGGAATGGTCTGCAATTCTTTCTAAACAGAAAGGAAAATCATGGAAATAAGGAAAATGAGCATGATATATTATATATAGTTGGTTAGAACAAGGCCATAAACTAAGCGAATTGAGAAATGAACCTGGAAATGTCTTAACAAACTCGTCCCAAACACTTGGTCCTCGTCCTGCTTTATTTGTTGTTCCTTCAATCTGCACATTGTACAACCATTCATGAGTACATGTCATGGACACAAAGATGGAAACCATATATCTTGAAGTTAATATAGGATTTTAGAATTACAAAAAATGAACCTGTGCAGCAGCAGTGCTGACTCCAAATACAAAATCACTGGGGAAGTCGGACCACTTCACTTTCAATTCTTTAGGGTTTGATGCATTGATGTGCAATGCCTGGAGCTTCTTCTCAGCATTCACTGTAACTGCAAAGTAGATTGATCGACATTGTCCATTTAAAACTTAGATCCTTTATTTATTTTTGAAACAAATGCTTAATTCACTCCAATCATGAATTTCATTACAACTTTGCTTTCCTTGATAACTAACTGAAGAGCTATTACAAATTAATTACATGATCTATTCTTCAGTGTCATTCCGATAATCTTTGGACAATTATCTCAGGAAATAATCGAATAAGAACAACTTTTATAGTTCGATATATATATTCTACAGAAAATGCTGATTGCCTTGAGCTTGAAGCAATCAAGCTTTTTGTCAAGATATTATTATCATCAAATTTGCTGAAAAAAGGAATTAGCAAACCTTGTGAAAAACAGGCAATCAAAGCAATAGCACACATCATCCTCTGTGAAATCTTTAGGCATGGTGGTGACAACTCCATGACCACTCAAGCTAATCAGAACTATTATGCAACTCTTGAAGAAATTAATATTATCAGATTAAGCTTGAGCAAATGAAGTTTAATCCAGAACCAAGTCTGGATTCAAGGGTGGAGAGCTAAAGCCCAGCTCATGCTATACCTAGAATATGCAGTTCGAACAGAAACAGTTGGGGGCATTTTGATGGTGAATTCCTCTTCTTTTTATATAAGCAACAATCACCGACAAATTGTTGCATACACTGAAGTTCAACAAATTAATGGGACAATTTTTACCCCATAGGAAAAATATAATTTTTGTGATGTCAACAAATTATAGTTTTCTTTATCACCAACCAGAAAAACAGAGTAAACTTACAGTTTCCACTGTTCTAGACGCTCCAACCGAATTTTTCAGCCTGGGATCTATGTTTGATTTCTTAGATTTCAATAATAAACATAATATTAATTTCAGCCACAAAAATACTGAGCAGCTTGTGGTAAAATGTGTCAATTCATTTCAATTTTATTTTATTTTGTTAATTGCTAGAAGAGTTAATGCGACTGGGACTAATACCTAAAACCCAAATTGTACATAGAACCCTAAATTTTTTACAATTTTGGGGTTTTCAGGAATTTAAAGACATCTATCATATTGGGCTTGACTATATTAGACGTGTATCTTGGCCGGGTGGGGTCAACCCGTTTTCTACTTTATCAGCCATAACACATTTCTAACTCTTAAAAAATTAAAAATTCATGATAACACGATTCAGGAAAGAAATCATTGGTAACGTGTTATTCAAGGAACCTTTCTATGTCCTTATTCTGGGGGTCGAAACTCTTCTGCTAATTTCCTCCAAAGTTGCTCTCTTTTGATCTTCCACCAAGACAACTCTGAGATTGGACTTCCCATATGCTATAAGTAACTGACGTAACTCCCTCGCAACACCAAATTGTTGGGGTGAATGAACAATCACCATTTTCTTCAAACTTTTAGTGTGCTCGAGCATATAGCTTGCTAAATCAATTCCATTAGACCCATTAGGAAGCTCTATGCTTACCTCCTCCAGTTGATCAAGAGCAGCAAGGTTTAGCAATTTCCAGTATATACCTGATGACTGACAAGCCAACAAGACAAAAGAGAAGATGAAATGAAAATTTCCCACATATAAGCATAAACTAATAACTTGCAGGATGTAAATAACAGAGAAACAAATTGTGATTATATATACAGAACGGAAAACAAGACTTTACTTACTTCAGATGCATCATGGAAAAAGAGTGGATAGGATTTTATGTACAAAGTACTCAAATTAGGAATTCCTTTCAAAATAGAGAGCATTGCTGGGGTAACGTCATCAAGCATGTATCCGACATGCATACACAGATGACGAACATTATCTAAAGCTGCTGGTCTGGATCCTTTCTGGAAAAGAGCCTGCGATGTCATAAAGGAATATAGTGAATAGAAAAAATAGAGGTAAGAACAATAAGATATGCAATTATACCAAATTCAAGTGGACTACATATTAAGATGCCAAAAGTTGAACCTACATCATTCTCAATTATCAATTAAAAAAAACATTTCTGAATTTACTCCTATACATTAGTATTCTTATCAGATTACAAGTGACAACATAATAAGAACTTCCTTCCTAGGTAATCTGATCATTACAATAGATGGAAAAAGAAAAGAAAAAAAAAACAATAACGGCCATCAGATAGTTATAAATCAGTTGCGATAATTAACATGCACATATGCCCCAAAAGGTTGGAACCAAAATAAGAGCAATTGGCAAAAATAACAAGTTTGAATAATGTTTTTACCTTTAGGGTGTCATGCCCTAAAATAAGAACTTTGACACTTTGTATACTGCTAATAATCTCAGGCAGGATGTTGATGTCATCCCCTTCAGGTCTCAGACAAAGATTAGTTTTTTCTAAACACCTCCATTCCCCAAGATTTTGGTGCATCAACGAATTCCCTTCCAACCTTAAATATTTAAGTTTCGGAGCAGTAATATTTAACACCTTTTTGCAACGGTGAAATCCCCAATCAATAACTAAGCGTACCAGTTTGTCAGCAGAGATGCTGAGAATCAGTGGATTTATCAGAAAGTGATGCACAACACTAAACGAGACTAAAGATGAACTTTCAATTGAGAGATGATGTATCCCCTCAATTCCTTCAAGATGTAATTCCTTAATGTATTTGCAAGAGGATGAGATCCATCTGATAAATCCCTCATCCACCACATGAATATTTTTCAACTTCAAGCATTTGACATTAGAGAAACAAGCTGAGGAGGGTAATGTAAGGGAGTTATACTTGGAAATCATTTCCACTGACACTGACAGAGACCTCAAAGTTCCACAAAGTAAGATAGACTGAAACAAAAGCGGCAAATCAACTATTTTACCAAAGTCTAAGTGAATCTCTTCAATGTTACACCGTGATGCTTTCTGGATCCATTCGATGACTCGAGACTCCTTAAGTCTACAGACTACAAAAACGAAAAGATTGCATCTTAACATTCTCACGACGAATCATTACCTATCCAAAGCATTGATCAGCCTTAACAGCTTATCCCCGGAAGATAAATTCGCCTCCGAAAATCCTTCAAATTTCAACGAAGGAGCTGACGGATGAAGTTGTCTGCATCTTTTGGACACACAGCCGAAACGGGTAACATCTGTTATAGTAAGGAAGGAGAGAATGTGATGGGGAACTTCCTCTGGAAGATCACTAAATCTGTCTACCCCACTCACACCTCGACAACTTGGAGTTGCCATCAACTTTTTCCTACGGTCCATGAAGCTAAATTGGGTCTTTCTTTCTGGGTTTCTAACTGGGGTTTGCAACTAACTTTCGATGTTGACAATGAAACTAAGATTGGGTCTTTCTTTCTTTCTGGGTTTCAAAAATCTGTTCGCTTCAGTTGTTCTGACAGAGAGTGACAATCAAATACTCAAAAACCGATCATATTCCAATTCTACTGTGAAACAAACAAAGAACATAACCGGGAAGATTGGAACATACCATTCGCTATACACTCCATCTTGGTTCTTCCGCTAGAGTACCTCAAAATGCTGTTGAGCTATGACAACCCTAATTGTGCTCCTTTTGGGATTTCTGCGTTCGTTTCGGCCTCTGTTTGATTCTTATTATTCCTCTACAACTCTCGTATAAACTTATACAGCATTGAGAATATCTTTAAATTGGGCCTTGTGGGCTTGACCCAATTCACCACTTACGGTCAACCGGCCATTATGTTAAACTGAATTTTGACGACTCAGTTAAATCTAATGTCGACTGGGCATGAGACGGTATGGGACGGGATAGAGCTAATCCCACGGCTCGTCCCTGAACATTGAAATCGGAACGAGATGAGACGGACTTTGCGTTTTTTTGATTTCATCCCACCCGAGCTCTATCCCGGTTGAAAAAGTTGAAAATAAACTTATAAGTAAAAGAAAGAGTTTCATAGTTTTATAGTACTATTTACTCTATTATGTATTAACAAGTACTTGTAATAT of the Fragaria vesca subsp. vesca linkage group LG6, FraVesHawaii_1.0, whole genome shotgun sequence genome contains:
- the LOC101293120 gene encoding putative F-box/FBD/LRR-repeat protein At5g44950-like, with translation MDRRKKLMATPSCRGVSGVDRFSDLPEEVPHHILSFLTITDVTRFGCVSKRCRQLHPSAPSLKFEGFSEANLSSGDKLLRLINALDSISADKLVRLVIDWGFHRCKKVLNITAPKLKYLRLEGNSLMHQNLGEWRCLEKTNLCLRPEGDDINILPEIISSIQSVKVLILGHDTLKALFQKGSRPAALDNVRHLCMHVGYMLDDVTPAMLSILKGIPNLSTLYIKSYPLFFHDASESSGIYWKLLNLAALDQLEEVSIELPNGSNGIDLASYMLEHTKSLKKMVIVHSPQQFGVARELRQLLIAYGKSNLRVVLVEDQKRATLEEISRRVSTPRIRT
- the LOC101292823 gene encoding beta-glucosidase 24-like, translating into MELSPPCLKISQRMMCAIALIACFSQVTVNAEKKLQALHINASNPKELKVKWSDFPSDFVFGVSTAAAQIEGTTNKAGRGPSVWDEFVKTFPERIADHSTMSTTIDSYKRYKQDVKAVKALGVDSYRFSISWTRILPKGTLSGGINQEGVDHYNNLIDELIKYGITPYVTILHFDPPQALTVKYGGFLSRSFVDDFKDYSELCFKIFGDRVKNWITINEPFIIAKMGYDLGVAAPGRCSIPGGDFDYCTAGNSSTEPYIVAHNLLLAHATVVKLYREKFQTKQGGQIGCSHVGTYIEAYSHSAKDKAAAKRILDFELGWFMEPIVYGCYPKSMRRLVKKRLPSFTKEEKKLIMGSFDFIGINYYTSRYGKNIPARPHMPHFSRNDPLASSEFKNVNGVPIGPQADGSTFIFSYPQGLKKLLKFMKQKYQSPKIYITENGITVAKNNRRGLDVALKDPHRIECILRHLYMIKQAIKKGVNVVGYFHWALFDDFEWGEGYTPRFGLYYVDYKDNLKRIPKESAKWLPKFLNG